The segment GCAACACCGAGCACTTTCACACGCGTCCCCAGTGGACGTGCAGCGTCTGTGCGCAGGCATGGCCATGTGACAGCGCCAAGGTCAATCTGCTCGCTGAGTACCGGGCCTTCCCCTCCCTGTTGAAGGTCTACCTATCCGCGCAGATGTACGACGCTCTGGATGATCTGACCGCGGAGGGCGGGGCACCACCCAACCTTTACGAGCGTTTTCTGTCCTGGACGCGAGTCGGGCCGTCGGTGCTCTGAGGTGAGCTGGATGCCACACGCGCCGGCACTTCGGCTTCGCGTAGCTCGAGCCACGCTTCAAATCGCCGGTGAGCGGCAACGGAGAGAAACGGGCGACGGCCACGCCTTGGCCGGCACGCAGCCAACCTCGGCGACAACCGCCGCCCGCCCTGCCACCCAATCGAGCTCGGCCTTCTCGGTGCGGCAAGGTCTATTGTAGTAACGTAAGCCCGTAGGGACAACATGACGGAGCTACGTGGGCACGTAGGATAATCGTCATGATCGATCATTCTGCCGACCGCGCGGTCTTCCGCCAGCTGGCTGACCTGCTGCGCCGGCAGATCGAGTCCGGGGAGCTGGCGCCCGGCGAGGCCCTTCCCAGCGAGCTGCGTCTTGCGGACGACTACCGGATCAGCCGCACCACGGTGCGACAGGCCATCGGCCAGTTGCGCTCCGAAGGGCTGGTCACAGTGGACCGGCCGCGCGGCACCTTCGTGCGCATCCCCGAGCCGGTCGAGGTGATCACACTGGCCCGCGGCGACCGCGTCAGCGCCCGCATGCCAACCGACACCGAGCGCCGCAAGTATCGGCTCCGCGACGGCGTTCCGGTGCTCGTCGTAACCGCTCACGACGGCACCGAGACAGTCCACCCGGCCGACCGCTTCCAGCTCACCCGCCCCTGAACGACCGGCCTCAGGACACACCGCCCAAGCCGCATCTGCTCCCCCACACGAGCTCCTCATCCGACGGCGGTCAGGTTCGGTGAGACCGGGCAGATCCAGCTGCGGCGGCGATCGGTGCGGCCTGGTATCAGCCAGGCCCGGCGGGTCCGAAGGCACCACGCCCGGCAGGTAGGCACGCGCGGCAGTTGGGCAAGTACGGCAGATCGGCAAGTACGGTCGGCAGGCAGGCAAGTCCGGCAAGCCTGGCAGGCACGCTTGGCGGACGAACCGGCAGGCACGCTTGGTCGGCAGGCTCGGCAAGCAGGCCCGCAGGCATGCCCGGCAAGTAGGCCGCGGGTAGACAAGCGGACCCGGCAAGCACGTCCGGCAAACCGGCAAGCCGGCAGGCGTGAGCCATCGCCAGCCCACCGGCTCGGACGGCCCGCGAGGTCGGTGTGGGAGCGGGTCAGGTGCGGGTGCGGCGGCGGTAGCCGTGGCCGGTGTGCCAGGACTCGATGACCAAGTGGTCGGCGGGCACTCCGACATAGGTCAGCGACACCTCGCGGATGTCGATGCGGAAGAAGCCGGCGTCCTCGTGTGGGTTGTCTGGAGGTGGTGGGGTCTCCACCGCCAAGCCGGCGAGTTTGGCGTCGCCGGGGCCCGTCTCCGGGTGGTCTTCCGGCGGCTCGAGAGTGGGGCTGTGCATGGCCAGCCGTGGGTCTCGGCGCAGATCACGCAACTTCACCGAATCCGACATCATCCCGAAGGTGATCTCGCCGTCGGTGAACTGGGCCTCGCAGGCGCTGATCCGGGGTGAGCCGTCCTGCCGGAGGGTGGCGATGGTCTTGTTGGTGCCGGCGTCGAACCTGGCTCGGACCTTTGCTGCGAACTCGGGTGCTTCCTTCTCGATCTCTCCCCAACTTGCCATGCCCCTGAGGCTAGACCTGGGGTGTGACAGGAACACCGGATCCGCTTGACGCCATGATCCTGATCGGGGGACGGTCGGAGGTGATGCGTATCCGGGAGATGCACCAGACCCTGCCGCCGGCTCTCCGTGAGGCGGTGGACGACTTCGGGACTCATCTGGCCGGTGTGGACGGCCGGTCGCAGCACACCGTCCGTGCTTATGTCGGTGATGTCGTCTCGCTCCTCGACCATGCGGCGCGTGAAGGCCGCACGACTGTTGCTGAGCTTGACATCGCGGTTCTTCGCGGCTGGCTGGCCGCGCGGCTGAGCGGTGGCGCCGCTCGTACCTCGCAGGCGCGACGGGCCGCGGCGGCCCGGACCTTCACCGGCTGGGCGCATCGCACCGGGCGCGCCTCGGAGGATCCGGGGGCGCAGCTCGCGAGCCCGCGGGCGCACCGAGGGCTTCCCACGGTCCTCCGCGCTGATCAGGCCGCCGATCTGATGAGCGCCGCCGCCGGGCCCGGGCACCAGACCGCACACGGCACAGTCGCGGAGCGCGAAGGAATCCACAGCACGCAAGGAACGCATCGCGAGCCAGACGCGGATGACGGGCATGGGGAGCCTGGTACGGAGAACGCGCTGGGTGGGGAGGTGGGGGCCGAGGGGGACGTTCTGGCGATCAGGGACCGGGCTGTGCTGGAGATGTTGTACGCG is part of the Actinoplanes sp. NBC_00393 genome and harbors:
- a CDS encoding winged helix-turn-helix domain-containing protein, which translates into the protein MIDHSADRAVFRQLADLLRRQIESGELAPGEALPSELRLADDYRISRTTVRQAIGQLRSEGLVTVDRPRGTFVRIPEPVEVITLARGDRVSARMPTDTERRKYRLRDGVPVLVVTAHDGTETVHPADRFQLTRP
- a CDS encoding pyridoxamine 5'-phosphate oxidase family protein, which codes for MASWGEIEKEAPEFAAKVRARFDAGTNKTIATLRQDGSPRISACEAQFTDGEITFGMMSDSVKLRDLRRDPRLAMHSPTLEPPEDHPETGPGDAKLAGLAVETPPPPDNPHEDAGFFRIDIREVSLTYVGVPADHLVIESWHTGHGYRRRTRT
- a CDS encoding tyrosine recombinase XerC, coding for MILIGGRSEVMRIREMHQTLPPALREAVDDFGTHLAGVDGRSQHTVRAYVGDVVSLLDHAAREGRTTVAELDIAVLRGWLAARLSGGAARTSQARRAAAARTFTGWAHRTGRASEDPGAQLASPRAHRGLPTVLRADQAADLMSAAAGPGHQTAHGTVAEREGIHSTQGTHREPDADDGHGEPGTENALGGEVGAEGDVLAIRDRAVLEMLYATGVRVSELCNLNRADVDHGRQVVRVFGKGAKERAVPFGHPARRALEDWLRLGRPELAARYSRDALFLGAKGGRLQPTVVRRIVARAAQAAGLPHTKPHDLRHSAATHLLDGGADLRAVQELLGHSSLSSTQIYTHVSTERLRAAFNQAHPRA